One Cupriavidus taiwanensis LMG 19424 DNA segment encodes these proteins:
- a CDS encoding porin family protein — protein MRTLAHARTSLGAVSLTLALIGATAPEARAQQLASPADGFWYIGGDLGYTRQKFSTDRPGWTGVSSNNLAVGFRGGYQFSRYVSVESTVSSLGAVEAESGGSKDKFIIGAWTASVVGHLPVTERFSLLGIASVGWVDGDRSGDVESRNRSAGLLTLGVGAAYAFSPNWRLRGQYTNFGKLSWKGSNDAAVKSQTFTLGVDYMFR, from the coding sequence ATGCGGACCTTAGCACACGCGCGAACATCGCTCGGCGCAGTCTCTCTCACTCTCGCGCTGATCGGCGCCACGGCCCCGGAGGCGCGGGCACAGCAGTTGGCTTCGCCGGCCGACGGATTCTGGTACATCGGCGGAGATCTTGGTTACACCCGCCAGAAATTCAGCACGGACCGTCCGGGATGGACGGGCGTATCCTCCAACAACTTGGCGGTAGGGTTCCGCGGCGGATACCAGTTCTCGCGCTATGTGTCGGTCGAGAGTACGGTTTCCAGCCTCGGTGCGGTGGAAGCGGAATCAGGCGGTAGCAAGGACAAGTTCATCATCGGCGCGTGGACGGCCAGCGTGGTCGGCCATCTGCCCGTGACCGAGCGATTCTCGCTGCTAGGCATCGCGAGCGTGGGCTGGGTAGACGGTGATCGCTCGGGTGACGTGGAATCGAGAAACCGGTCGGCCGGGCTGCTCACACTAGGGGTCGGCGCCGCCTATGCGTTCTCGCCGAACTGGCGCTTGCGCGGCCAGTACACGAACTTCGGCAAGCTGAGCTGGAAAGGCAGCAACGATGCCGCTGTAAAGAGCCAGACGTTCACACTCGGTGTCGACTACATGTTCCGATAG
- a CDS encoding zinc-dependent alcohol dehydrogenase, whose amino-acid sequence MKAVVFHGIGDIRLDDVPEPVIEQDTDAIVRLTASAICGTDLHFVRGTMEGLAPGTVLGHEGVGVVEALGDGVRNLSVGDRVVIPSTIACGYCSYCRAGYYAQCDNANPHGKQAGTAFYGGPEQTGPFQGLQAEKARVPFAHVNLVKLPDNISDEQAIMLSDIFPTGYFGADLASIHPGHTVAVFGCGPVGQFVIASAKLMGAGRIFAVDAVADRLDMARAQGAEVVNFDAEDPVQTIVELTGGIGVDRAIDAVGVDAMHAHHGPAAQDPSIPESEQEAARLAPHAHPTEQGNWVPGDAPAQALDWAIRALAKAGTLSIIGVYPPTDRSFPIGAAMNKNLTVRMGNCNHRAYIPRLVELVRTGAVDPAAILTRREPMTSAIEAYQAFDQRQPGWIKVELQPGSVH is encoded by the coding sequence ATGAAAGCTGTTGTATTTCACGGGATCGGCGACATCCGGCTGGATGACGTGCCGGAGCCGGTGATCGAGCAGGATACCGACGCCATCGTGCGCCTGACCGCCAGCGCCATCTGCGGCACCGACCTGCACTTCGTGCGCGGCACCATGGAAGGGCTGGCGCCGGGCACGGTGCTGGGCCACGAGGGCGTGGGCGTGGTGGAGGCCCTCGGCGACGGCGTGCGCAACCTGAGCGTGGGCGACCGTGTCGTGATCCCGTCCACCATTGCCTGCGGCTATTGCTCGTACTGCCGCGCCGGTTACTACGCCCAGTGCGATAACGCCAACCCGCACGGCAAGCAGGCCGGCACCGCCTTCTACGGCGGGCCCGAGCAGACCGGCCCGTTCCAGGGGCTGCAGGCCGAGAAGGCGCGCGTGCCGTTCGCCCACGTCAACCTCGTCAAGCTACCGGACAATATCAGCGATGAGCAGGCGATCATGCTCTCCGACATCTTCCCGACCGGCTATTTCGGCGCCGACCTCGCCAGCATCCATCCGGGCCATACCGTGGCGGTGTTCGGCTGCGGCCCGGTGGGGCAGTTCGTGATCGCGTCGGCGAAGCTGATGGGCGCCGGCCGCATCTTTGCCGTGGATGCGGTGGCGGACCGCCTCGACATGGCGCGTGCGCAGGGCGCCGAGGTGGTGAATTTCGATGCCGAAGATCCGGTGCAGACCATCGTGGAGTTGACCGGCGGCATCGGCGTGGACCGGGCCATCGATGCCGTCGGCGTCGATGCCATGCATGCGCACCATGGTCCGGCGGCGCAGGATCCGTCCATCCCGGAGAGCGAGCAGGAGGCCGCCCGCCTGGCGCCGCACGCGCACCCCACGGAGCAAGGCAACTGGGTCCCAGGCGACGCGCCGGCGCAGGCGCTGGACTGGGCCATCCGCGCGCTGGCCAAGGCCGGCACGCTGTCGATCATCGGCGTGTATCCGCCCACCGACCGCAGTTTCCCAATCGGCGCGGCGATGAACAAGAACCTGACGGTGCGCATGGGCAACTGCAACCACCGCGCTTATATCCCGCGGCTTGTCGAACTGGTGCGCACCGGCGCCGTCGATCCGGCCGCCATCCTGACGCGGCGCGAGCCGATGACCTCGGCGATCGAAGCCTACCAGGCCTTTGACCAGCGCCAGCCCGGGTGGATCAAGGTTGAACTGCAGCCCGGGTCGGTCCACTAG
- a CDS encoding sigma 54-interacting transcriptional regulator, which translates to MRVVLYHDDRAGLERDLHAHGVPDHLPLDENARGMLAVLVVADGNRVTEAAQRWLRAEPRADAFIAGCTAATRCHCIPEAWWPAALCDLVCAPDHDALLTELAARLCRLAEIEAVLDAPWLRERAVGDSPAWRATLRAVAQVGRYGRGTCLLLGESGCGKELLARLIHDLDPERNRAPFVVVDCTTLSPELSGSELFGHARGAFTHAVTARDGAVAMADGGTLFLDEVGELQLPLQARLLRVIQERMYKRVGEDTWRKSDFRLTCATNRDLEAEVQAGRFRSDLYFRITQWTVRAPTLAERREDIPLLVRHFLADSVAGAGPGLPHVMPEVMHYLVTRDYPGNVRELRNVVSRLAERQRGFQVISTGGLDGPMPGLRTELAANIVNPWPEALRHAIEGALDAGLGLKHIGQIAESMAVQVAESRHGCTSRAAELLQVTPRALQLRRQVRPAPSA; encoded by the coding sequence ATGCGCGTAGTGCTGTATCACGATGACCGTGCCGGGCTCGAGCGCGATTTGCACGCGCATGGCGTGCCCGACCACCTGCCGCTGGATGAGAACGCGCGCGGCATGCTGGCCGTGCTGGTGGTGGCCGACGGCAATCGCGTCACCGAGGCGGCGCAGCGCTGGCTGCGCGCCGAGCCTCGCGCCGACGCCTTTATCGCCGGATGCACCGCCGCCACCCGCTGCCATTGCATCCCCGAGGCGTGGTGGCCGGCGGCGCTGTGCGACCTCGTCTGCGCGCCGGATCATGACGCGCTGCTGACCGAGCTGGCCGCGCGGCTGTGCCGCCTGGCCGAGATCGAGGCGGTACTGGACGCGCCATGGTTGCGCGAGCGCGCCGTTGGCGATTCGCCGGCGTGGCGCGCCACCTTGCGCGCGGTGGCACAGGTGGGCCGCTATGGCCGCGGCACCTGCCTGCTGCTGGGCGAAAGCGGCTGCGGCAAGGAGCTGCTGGCACGGCTGATCCATGATCTCGACCCGGAGCGCAATCGCGCGCCCTTCGTCGTGGTGGATTGCACCACGCTCAGCCCGGAGCTGTCGGGCAGCGAGCTGTTCGGCCATGCCAGGGGCGCCTTTACCCATGCCGTCACGGCACGCGACGGTGCGGTCGCGATGGCCGATGGCGGCACCTTGTTCCTGGATGAAGTGGGGGAACTGCAGTTGCCCCTGCAGGCGCGCTTGCTGCGTGTGATCCAGGAGCGCATGTACAAGCGCGTGGGCGAGGATACCTGGCGCAAGTCGGATTTCCGGCTGACTTGCGCCACCAACCGCGATCTCGAGGCCGAGGTGCAGGCCGGACGGTTTCGCAGCGACCTGTACTTCCGCATTACCCAGTGGACCGTGCGCGCACCCACGCTGGCCGAGCGCCGCGAGGATATCCCGCTGCTGGTGCGGCATTTCCTTGCCGACAGCGTGGCCGGCGCGGGACCGGGCCTGCCGCACGTGATGCCGGAGGTCATGCATTACCTGGTGACGCGCGATTACCCGGGCAATGTGCGCGAACTGCGCAATGTGGTGTCGCGCCTGGCCGAGCGCCAGCGCGGCTTCCAGGTCATCAGCACGGGCGGGCTCGACGGCCCCATGCCGGGGCTGCGGACCGAACTTGCCGCGAACATCGTCAACCCCTGGCCGGAAGCGCTGCGGCATGCCATCGAGGGCGCACTGGACGCAGGGCTGGGCCTGAAGCACATCGGCCAGATCGCCGAGTCCATGGCGGTGCAGGTAGCCGAGAGCCGCCACGGCTGCACCAGCCGCGCGGCGGAGCTGCTGCAGGTCACGCCGCGGGCGCTGCAGTTGCGGCGGCAGGTGCGGCCCGCGCCGTCGGCGTGA
- a CDS encoding glucose/sorbosone family PQQ-dependent dehydrogenase: MPALPQHFEKAVVATGLANPHNMVFGPDGNLWLTEQIAKRITRVDPRNGKISVAVEITDAVHSEDEQDGVLGLALHPDLLKGKGRDYVYVSLTYATGQGGEFPNRTAIRRYTYDAKSQKLVSPVDIIKGLPSAKDHQSARLLFGPDQKLYYSIGDQGRNQLKYLCKLNQAQVLPTEAEVKSGNWEHYMGKILRMNLDGSIPADNPTIHGVKSHVYAWGIRNTQGMVFSPTGKLFATDQGPNTDDELNLILPGRNYGWPYIAGRKDDAGYAYANYSAAKGGCENVKDTYTNGLKAPDGVPVTRESEWSDPDLVEPLKTFFSVDNNYDFANKVCAEKDLYYICWPTIAPSSVAYYRGGKQGVPGWENSLLITSLKRGVLYRVQLDPTGTLPLGDAQPLFRSVNRYREVVVSPDGSTIYVATDTNHLGTTDAGSAAFKLENPGSIIAFKYSQGK; this comes from the coding sequence GTGCCAGCGCTGCCGCAGCATTTCGAGAAAGCAGTGGTGGCGACCGGTCTGGCGAATCCCCATAATATGGTTTTCGGTCCAGATGGCAACCTGTGGTTAACGGAGCAAATTGCCAAACGGATTACTCGAGTTGACCCTCGCAACGGAAAGATCTCCGTCGCAGTTGAGATCACTGACGCGGTGCATTCGGAAGACGAACAAGATGGTGTCTTAGGGCTTGCGCTCCATCCAGACTTGCTTAAGGGAAAGGGTCGCGATTACGTATACGTCTCTCTTACTTATGCGACGGGCCAAGGTGGGGAATTCCCGAACCGCACAGCCATTCGGCGCTATACGTACGACGCCAAGTCTCAGAAACTGGTATCACCGGTAGACATTATCAAGGGTCTACCATCCGCAAAGGATCATCAATCCGCGCGACTGCTTTTTGGTCCGGACCAGAAGCTCTACTATTCGATCGGCGATCAGGGCCGAAACCAACTCAAATATCTCTGCAAGCTGAACCAGGCGCAAGTGCTGCCCACCGAGGCCGAAGTCAAGTCCGGGAACTGGGAGCACTACATGGGGAAGATTCTGCGAATGAACCTTGATGGCTCGATTCCGGCAGACAACCCGACGATCCATGGCGTGAAGAGTCACGTCTATGCCTGGGGGATCCGGAATACGCAGGGCATGGTGTTTAGTCCGACGGGAAAGCTCTTCGCCACCGATCAGGGTCCCAACACTGACGACGAGTTGAACCTGATCCTTCCGGGCCGCAATTATGGTTGGCCCTACATCGCTGGCCGCAAGGACGACGCCGGATATGCGTACGCCAATTACTCGGCGGCGAAGGGTGGCTGCGAGAACGTCAAGGACACCTATACGAACGGCTTGAAGGCGCCAGACGGCGTGCCAGTGACTCGGGAATCTGAGTGGTCTGATCCAGACCTCGTGGAGCCGCTAAAGACGTTTTTCAGCGTAGACAACAATTACGACTTCGCCAACAAGGTCTGCGCGGAGAAGGATCTCTATTACATCTGCTGGCCGACTATCGCACCGTCTTCCGTCGCGTACTACCGTGGTGGAAAGCAGGGTGTTCCCGGTTGGGAGAATTCGCTGCTGATCACAAGCCTCAAACGCGGCGTCCTCTATCGGGTGCAACTCGACCCGACCGGGACTCTGCCGCTCGGCGACGCCCAGCCGCTGTTCCGTTCGGTTAACCGGTATCGCGAAGTGGTGGTTAGCCCGGATGGCAGCACGATTTATGTGGCGACCGACACGAACCACCTCGGGACGACAGACGCCGGCAGCGCCGCGTTTAAGCTGGAGAACCCCGGCTCGATCATTGCATTCAAGTACTCGCAAGGGAAGTAA
- a CDS encoding helix-turn-helix domain-containing protein, which produces MTVLVRLDVLLAERKMKSRELAQRIGISEPNLSLLKSGKVKGIRFDTLERICEALDCQPGDLLEYRNDAATEAGDAT; this is translated from the coding sequence ATGACGGTATTAGTCAGACTTGACGTGCTTCTGGCGGAGCGCAAGATGAAGTCCCGCGAGCTGGCACAGCGCATCGGAATCTCCGAGCCCAACCTTTCGCTGCTGAAATCGGGGAAGGTGAAGGGCATCCGCTTCGATACGCTCGAACGCATCTGCGAGGCGCTGGATTGCCAGCCGGGAGACCTGCTCGAATACCGCAATGACGCGGCAACGGAAGCCGGCGATGCCACGTAG
- a CDS encoding c-type cytochrome, translating into MSNSGKSRWLVAGLLALGVAVAIAVALQTRRYLETPSGAGKAGDMRRLRIDATDAASVAQGRKIYAQQCAACHGANLQGQANWRERLPNGRMPAPPHDASGHTWHHPDAVLFAITRNGLVPGVTAPDGYVSDMPAFGPALSDQDIVAVLAYIKSTWPAKIAAAQREVTEAQDR; encoded by the coding sequence ATGAGCAATTCCGGCAAGTCACGCTGGCTTGTTGCCGGGCTGCTTGCGCTTGGCGTGGCGGTTGCCATCGCCGTGGCACTGCAGACCAGGCGGTACCTTGAGACGCCATCCGGCGCCGGCAAGGCGGGCGATATGCGGCGCCTTCGCATCGATGCCACGGATGCCGCCAGCGTTGCGCAGGGCCGCAAGATCTACGCGCAGCAGTGTGCCGCGTGCCATGGCGCCAACCTGCAGGGCCAGGCCAACTGGCGCGAGCGGCTGCCGAATGGCCGGATGCCGGCACCGCCGCATGATGCGTCCGGCCATACCTGGCATCATCCTGACGCGGTGCTGTTTGCGATCACCAGGAATGGCCTGGTCCCGGGGGTAACGGCCCCGGACGGCTATGTCAGCGACATGCCGGCATTCGGACCAGCGCTGTCCGACCAAGACATCGTTGCGGTGCTGGCGTATATCAAGAGCACCTGGCCCGCAAAGATCGCGGCGGCGCAGCGGGAGGTCACGGAGGCGCAAGATCGTTGA
- the pqqA gene encoding pyrroloquinoline quinone precursor peptide PqqA has product MRTWTTPKVVEVCLGCEINCYMSAER; this is encoded by the coding sequence ATGCGTACCTGGACCACGCCGAAAGTTGTCGAAGTCTGCCTCGGTTGCGAGATCAATTGCTACATGAGTGCTGAACGCTGA
- the argC gene encoding N-acetyl-gamma-glutamyl-phosphate reductase: MSSPVVFIDGDQGTTGLQIHERLRHRTDIRLVTLPAAERKDPRRRAEAINACDIAILCLPDAAAREAVGAIANPAVRVIDASSAHRTQPEWTYGFPEMAPGQGEQIAKSSRVTNPGCYPTGAVGLLRPLAQAGLMPADYPISIHAVSGYSGRGRAGVEEYEGPGAAEAPAYQVYGLQLAHKHAPEIQQHACLAQRPIFIPAYGAFRQGIVLTVPLSLRQLAPGVDGATLHACLARHYAEATHVRVLPLHESGALTHLDPQALNGTNDMQLGVFHNVESGHVLLSAVFDNLGKGASGAAVQNLDLMLARRACY; this comes from the coding sequence ATGAGCTCACCCGTAGTATTCATCGACGGCGACCAGGGCACCACCGGTCTGCAAATCCACGAGCGGTTGCGCCACCGGACCGACATCAGGCTGGTCACACTGCCCGCTGCGGAGCGCAAGGACCCGCGGCGTCGCGCGGAAGCCATCAACGCCTGCGACATCGCCATCCTGTGCTTGCCGGACGCCGCCGCGCGCGAGGCAGTGGGCGCCATTGCCAATCCCGCCGTCCGGGTGATCGACGCCAGCTCCGCCCACCGCACACAGCCGGAGTGGACCTACGGTTTTCCGGAAATGGCGCCGGGGCAGGGCGAGCAGATTGCGAAATCCAGTCGGGTCACCAATCCGGGCTGCTATCCGACCGGTGCAGTTGGCCTGCTGCGTCCGCTGGCACAGGCCGGGCTCATGCCGGCCGATTACCCGATCAGCATCCATGCGGTATCCGGCTACTCCGGACGCGGGCGGGCCGGCGTGGAGGAATATGAGGGGCCGGGAGCCGCCGAAGCGCCTGCATACCAGGTCTATGGCCTGCAACTCGCGCACAAGCACGCCCCCGAGATTCAGCAGCACGCCTGCCTTGCGCAGCGTCCCATTTTTATCCCGGCGTACGGAGCGTTCCGCCAGGGCATCGTGCTGACGGTGCCGCTGTCGTTGCGGCAACTCGCACCCGGCGTGGATGGCGCGACGTTACACGCCTGCCTTGCGCGCCACTATGCCGAGGCAACTCACGTGCGGGTCTTGCCGCTGCATGAGTCGGGCGCCCTGACACACCTGGATCCGCAAGCGCTGAACGGTACGAACGATATGCAGCTGGGCGTATTTCATAACGTCGAAAGCGGGCATGTGCTGTTGTCCGCGGTGTTCGACAATCTTGGCAAGGGGGCATCGGGCGCTGCGGTGCAGAACCTGGATTTGATGCTTGCGCGTCGCGCCTGCTACTGA
- the pqqB gene encoding pyrroloquinoline quinone biosynthesis protein PqqB, protein MLRVIVLGAAAGGGLPQWNCACTTCRAAREGNLVVPQTQSSIAVSADGVRWVVVNASPDIRQQFAATQALQPVKGPRSSPLSSVLLTNADVDHIAGLLSLRESQAFTLYATGRVLRVLEGNAVFNVLARNHVERRALRLDEVQPVVDARGGDTSVRIEPFAIPGKIALWLENPEAFGLGGVPEDTIGLAIGAAGSSNRLFYLPSCSGLPDTIKARLSTRDSLLFDGTTFTEDEMISSGTGHKTASRMGHLPMSGAKGAVAQWEGVSLRRKVFIHINNTNPVLLPDSPERAFIQKSGWEIAHDGMEFLIE, encoded by the coding sequence ATGCTGCGCGTCATCGTGCTGGGGGCGGCGGCAGGCGGAGGCTTGCCACAATGGAATTGTGCCTGCACGACATGCCGGGCGGCCCGTGAAGGGAATCTGGTTGTTCCTCAGACGCAGTCCTCTATCGCAGTATCCGCGGATGGCGTGCGCTGGGTTGTGGTCAACGCCTCTCCTGACATCCGCCAGCAGTTTGCAGCGACGCAGGCGTTGCAGCCGGTCAAGGGGCCGCGCTCCAGTCCATTGAGTTCGGTATTGTTGACCAATGCCGACGTCGACCACATAGCCGGCCTGCTGTCGCTGCGCGAAAGCCAGGCATTTACCCTATATGCGACTGGACGGGTCCTGCGGGTGCTGGAAGGCAATGCGGTCTTCAATGTGCTGGCTCGCAATCACGTCGAGCGCCGTGCCCTACGGCTCGACGAGGTCCAGCCAGTAGTCGACGCCAGGGGGGGCGACACGAGCGTACGCATTGAACCATTTGCCATTCCGGGCAAGATCGCACTGTGGCTTGAAAATCCGGAGGCCTTCGGCCTCGGGGGGGTACCGGAAGATACGATCGGACTTGCGATTGGTGCTGCCGGTTCCAGCAACCGCCTGTTCTACCTGCCTAGCTGCTCTGGGCTGCCGGACACCATCAAGGCCAGGCTGTCCACCAGGGACAGTCTTCTGTTTGACGGCACGACGTTTACGGAGGACGAGATGATCTCCAGTGGTACTGGTCACAAGACAGCATCTCGCATGGGCCATCTACCTATGAGCGGAGCAAAGGGAGCGGTTGCGCAGTGGGAGGGCGTCTCGCTGCGCCGCAAGGTGTTCATCCACATCAATAATACCAATCCGGTATTGCTGCCGGACAGCCCGGAGCGTGCCTTCATACAGAAGTCGGGCTGGGAAATCGCACACGACGGCATGGAGTTCTTAATTGAATAA
- the gstA gene encoding glutathione transferase GstA: MKLYYAPGACSLAAHIALIEAGLPFSTERVDLRAQPHKTESGADYKTVNAKGYVPTLALDSGDQLSEAAVVVQYIADQAPEKKLAPACNTLERYHLQEWLNFISSELHKGFGPFWKPDTPQDQKEATWARLSQRFDWLAPQLADKDYLMGQFSVADAYLFTILRWPDHFKLSLERWPALQAYRARVGARPAVKQALQDEGIG; encoded by the coding sequence ATGAAGCTCTACTACGCTCCCGGCGCATGTTCCCTGGCGGCACATATCGCCCTCATCGAGGCCGGCCTTCCCTTCTCCACCGAACGCGTCGACTTGCGCGCCCAGCCGCACAAGACCGAGAGCGGCGCTGACTACAAGACCGTCAATGCCAAGGGCTACGTGCCGACGCTGGCGCTCGACAGCGGCGACCAGCTGTCCGAGGCGGCAGTGGTGGTTCAGTACATTGCCGACCAGGCCCCGGAAAAAAAGCTCGCTCCGGCGTGCAATACGCTGGAGCGCTATCACCTGCAGGAATGGCTGAACTTCATCTCGTCCGAACTGCACAAGGGCTTTGGTCCCTTCTGGAAGCCCGACACGCCGCAGGACCAGAAAGAGGCGACGTGGGCGCGCCTGTCACAGCGATTCGACTGGCTGGCGCCGCAGCTCGCGGACAAGGACTACCTGATGGGGCAGTTCAGCGTTGCGGACGCCTACTTGTTCACCATCCTGAGATGGCCGGACCATTTCAAGCTGTCGCTTGAGCGGTGGCCTGCGCTGCAGGCGTATCGAGCGAGGGTTGGTGCGCGGCCGGCGGTGAAGCAGGCGTTGCAGGATGAGGGGATTGGTTGA
- a CDS encoding TetR/AcrR family transcriptional regulator — MARPRTFDEDVVIARAAEVFGRIGYNACSVDDLVEATALHRGSLYKAFGSKRGLFERVLDQALVGEWYRDPAVLDLLITALRELAPTDLPIAARCRDALQAYGEHAAELLGARLLDHLPTHDSNKE, encoded by the coding sequence ATGGCCAGGCCAAGAACGTTCGATGAAGACGTTGTTATCGCCCGCGCCGCGGAGGTTTTCGGCCGTATTGGCTACAACGCCTGCTCGGTCGACGACCTGGTGGAGGCCACGGCGTTGCATCGAGGCAGCCTGTACAAGGCATTCGGTTCCAAGCGCGGTCTGTTTGAAAGGGTGCTGGACCAAGCCCTTGTCGGCGAATGGTACCGGGACCCGGCCGTGCTCGACTTGCTCATCACCGCCCTGCGCGAACTCGCGCCAACAGATCTGCCGATCGCTGCCCGTTGCCGCGACGCCTTGCAGGCTTATGGAGAACACGCGGCCGAACTGCTCGGCGCGCGTCTGCTCGATCATCTGCCCACGCACGATTCCAACAAGGAGTAG
- a CDS encoding HAD hydrolase-like protein, which yields MTYKLIAFDFDGTLADSLECFLQAVDVASRKHGFRPLEGDLLEQARSSSAHNIMRLLGVPLWKVPAITVDVRRLMHERIAQVSLFPNVANTLNALALRGISLAVATSNGEDVVRTILGPAVCERIGHFSCGISMFGKTRKLRALISSAGVRPDEALYVGDEIRDAQAASDAGMAFRGVAWGYTAAAALQLHCATPLLARPQDLLDLGRT from the coding sequence ATGACTTACAAACTCATCGCGTTTGATTTCGACGGTACGTTGGCCGATTCGTTGGAGTGCTTTCTGCAAGCTGTTGACGTCGCATCCCGCAAACATGGGTTTCGCCCGCTCGAGGGCGATCTGCTCGAGCAAGCGCGCAGCAGCTCCGCGCATAACATCATGCGGCTGCTTGGCGTGCCGCTGTGGAAGGTGCCTGCCATTACCGTCGATGTAAGGCGGCTGATGCACGAGCGCATCGCGCAGGTTTCGCTATTCCCGAACGTGGCCAATACGCTGAATGCGCTGGCGCTGCGCGGTATCAGCCTCGCCGTTGCCACGTCGAACGGCGAAGACGTCGTGCGCACGATCCTCGGTCCCGCCGTCTGCGAACGCATCGGCCATTTTAGCTGCGGCATTTCGATGTTCGGCAAGACGCGCAAGCTTCGGGCGTTGATCTCGTCCGCCGGTGTGCGTCCGGACGAGGCCTTGTATGTCGGCGACGAGATCCGCGACGCGCAAGCCGCTAGCGACGCCGGCATGGCGTTCCGCGGCGTAGCCTGGGGCTACACGGCCGCGGCGGCGTTGCAGTTGCACTGCGCAACACCCCTGCTTGCGCGCCCGCAGGACCTGCTTGATTTGGGCCGCACCTGA
- a CDS encoding LysR family transcriptional regulator encodes MREISLDRLRTLVAVTDRGSFADAARALHLAPPTVSLHIAELEDRIGAPLLIRKRGHVGPTPIGEVLVERARRLLADAEQALDDIQRQVDGLEGRARIGASTGVIAHLLPQALEVLREHHPAIDIQIAVHTSEETLSRLVDGTLDVGVVALPQPPVAGLVIKPWRRDPVMAFVPAHWRCPARVTAEWLAAQPLILNDATTRLSRLTAEWFATGGQHPAARIHLNYNDAIKSLVAAGYGAALLPHEATTPLPDSRIVMRPLRPALWRRLGIAWRAGYVERSTQHVLDVLWDLRLP; translated from the coding sequence ATGCGAGAGATCAGCCTGGACCGCCTGCGCACCCTGGTCGCGGTGACCGACCGTGGTTCCTTTGCCGATGCGGCGCGTGCCTTGCATCTGGCGCCACCGACGGTCAGCCTTCATATCGCTGAACTCGAAGACCGCATTGGGGCTCCACTGCTGATTCGCAAGCGCGGACATGTGGGACCGACGCCTATCGGCGAGGTGCTGGTGGAGCGCGCGCGCCGGCTGCTGGCCGACGCGGAGCAGGCGCTGGACGATATTCAACGCCAGGTGGACGGGCTCGAAGGGCGTGCGCGTATCGGAGCGTCCACGGGCGTGATCGCGCACCTGCTGCCGCAAGCGCTCGAGGTCCTGCGGGAACACCATCCCGCCATCGACATCCAGATTGCCGTGCATACTTCGGAAGAAACCCTGTCCCGGCTGGTGGATGGAACGCTGGATGTCGGGGTGGTTGCGCTGCCTCAGCCTCCGGTGGCCGGACTGGTGATAAAGCCCTGGCGTCGCGACCCGGTGATGGCCTTTGTGCCGGCGCACTGGCGGTGCCCCGCTCGCGTTACCGCCGAATGGCTCGCCGCCCAGCCGCTCATTCTCAATGACGCGACCACGCGCCTGTCGCGCCTGACGGCGGAATGGTTCGCGACCGGAGGGCAGCATCCCGCGGCGCGCATTCATCTGAACTACAACGACGCGATCAAGAGTCTGGTGGCAGCAGGTTACGGCGCCGCGCTGTTGCCCCATGAGGCCACTACGCCCTTGCCAGACAGTCGCATTGTCATGCGTCCGCTGCGGCCAGCGTTGTGGCGACGGCTCGGCATTGCCTGGCGTGCGGGGTACGTCGAGCGCTCCACGCAACACGTACTGGATGTGTTGTGGGATTTGCGATTGCCGTAG